TGGCCCGCCGCCGCACGATGAGCGAGCCCACCATGCCGACCAGCCCGGCGCACACCGCCGCCCCCAGGGCGACGGGTCCGCCGCCGATCAGCGCGCCGATGAGGGCGCCGCCCGCCATCAGCAGACAGGTCAGCCCGGTGGTCAGCATCAGCAGGGCGCGCGCGGGAGTGAAGGAGGCCATGACGTGCAGTGTCTCAGCCTCGCCCGGGTGCCCGAGCGGTGGGCCGGTGGGGGAGGGGCGACGAGGCCCGTGCCGGACGGTCGGTCGGCGCCCTTGGCGGCGGGCCGCCCAAGCCGCGGAGGGGCCGGGATCGAGGCGGGACAGCCCCACCGCGAGCACCGGTTCGAGTGACCCGGCCTCGCCGCCGTCGGCGGATCCGGCGGACGGCGCGCGTCGCGCCTGTGGAGGCCGGTTCGGTCGGGGCGGCCGGTGAAGCCACGGTCGAGGCCGGTTTAGTTGCCTGTCACGCCGGCCTGCTCTGCGGTGATGAAGACGTCGGACGTTGTCTGGCACGTCCCTTTCGCCGGTCTGGGCAATCCTGTGGGCGGTCGCGGACTGGCCGTCGAGCACGGCCACCACCGCCACTGCCCCTGCGAGTGCCGACCTGGCCCCATCCCACGCTCCATGGAGACGGTCAGGGGCAGACCCGCCTGTACGGCTGGTCCGGAACGTAGGTGCGTCACTGCGCCCGGGTCAGCTCCGTGTTCCCGGCACGGGAGCAGACGAGGGACACCGCTCGGTCGGGATCCACGACGTACCGCTGGAGCGGGACGTACGCGCCGCCCGCGTACGGCGTGGTGCTGTCCGGGCTGAAGGCGAGCGTGTCGACGCTCCCACCGGGGGTGGGCAGAGAAGGGCCGAGGGGTTGCCGGGTCGCGATGTCCCAGAGTTGGACGGTGCCCGCGTCGCCACCCACGGCGAGTGTGCCGCCGTCCGGGCTGAACGCGAGAGCCGTGATCGTCTCGGCCGAGTCGTAGGACGGATCGACGGGCGTCAGAAAGACGTTCCTCAGGATGCCCGCCCGGTGCCGGAGGTCGCCGTCCCAGACGGCCACTCGCCCTGTCCCGTCGCCGGCCGCCAGCAGGGAACCGTCGGGAGCGAAGGCGATCCTTTCGACGGCGTCGTGCTGGACGAGGTCATGGGCGGGGGACCGGCCCGCTCGGACGAGGCGGTTGTCGGTCACGAGCAGGCCGCCGTCCGGGCTGACGGCCAGATGACCGCCGCCCGGGCCCGGGAGGAGTGTCGTCCTCCGCCCACGCGTGGTGTCCCACGTCTCGTTGACGAAGCCGTCGGGAGTCCCACGTGCGGTGAGGAGCGTACGACCGCCAGGTCCCAGGGCGATCGTGTCCCTGGGCTCCGTGTACGCCGCCGTTGGCGTCGCGGCCGCCGTCGCCAGGTCCACCGTGGTCCTGACGCGTCCGGCGGCCACGTCCCACACCGTCAGACGTTGCGACGCCGTGTCCCCGCCGGGGACGGAGACTCCGTACGCGAACGCGTTTCCGTCGGGGCTGAAGGACAGCAAAGGCTCGGTGACGTCCCCGAGGGTCGTCGGGATGCCGGTGCGGAAGACGGGACGTGACGGGGTCGGCAGGGTGCGCAGCAGACGGCCGTCGCGCGTGCTCCGCAGCTGGAAGACGTAGCGGTCGCGAGTGCGTTCGGCGGTGGCGAGCGTCCTGCCGTCCGGGCTGAGCCGGACCCCGGCGAACGGACTCGTCCGCCAAGCGCGAGTGAGCGTCGTGGTGAGGTCGAGCGTGTGGACCGTGCCCCCTTCGAGGTACCGCAGCAGGGGCCGCGAGGAGTGCCAGGCGAGACCGGAGAGCGACTCGTTGTCCAAGGAGTGCCGGAAAACGGGGACGCCGCCGCTGGGCAGACGCCACACTCTGATCTCCTGGCCATCCCCGGTCGCGAGAAGCGCGCTGTTCGCGCTCACGGCGGTCCAAAGGGCACCGGGGTGGGCCACGTCGGCGAGCGCTCGCCCGGACGTGGTGTCCCATACACGCGTCCGGCCCCCGGTGAGAGCGAGCAGTCGGCCGTCGGTGAGAGCGAGGCGGGTGCCGTCGCCACAGACGCCCCGAGTGCTCGTCCAGGCACCGGACCGGACGCTTCGCGTGGAGGTGTCCCATACCTGCGGGGACCGGCCGCGCGGGCAGACGGCCAGCAGCCGGTCGTCGTCGGCCGCCGCGGCGGGCTCCCCCTGCCGGCCGACGGGGTCCGGAAGATCAGATGGCCGTCGGTGAGGGAGTAGAGCTCAGCCCGGTCGTCGAACATGTTCGTCACCAGGTGATCGCGGCCCCTTGCCCCGAAGCGCACGGTGTTCCTGAGCGGCAGGGGATCCCCGATCCAGCGCCTCGTCCGGGTGTCCCACAGCCGCTGGATCCTGTCAGCGGTCAGGATGACGAGCACCCGGCCGCCCGGACCCGCGGCGAGTATCGCCCCGTGAGGTACCGGCCCGGAGGCGATACGGCGGTGGGTGCCCACATCCCACCTCCGCCAGGTGGTGTTGTCGCTGGTGCTGAGCAGTGTGTGCCCGGAGGTGTCGAGGAACCGCGCCGGGTCGTCACCGGGCGCCGGGTCGGTGAAGTTGCCCAGTTCGCGCTGGGCCAGCGCCCCCAGCAGCGCTCGGCGGGAATCGGGCAGCGGGGAGATGCGCCATGCGGCGACGCCGAGCAGCATCGCGGTGCGCGGGTCGGTGCTGCGCAGCGCGTCGGCGACCGCGGCCACTCTGCGGGCCGCCGCGTCGGTGCTCTGCTCCTCGCTGTCCTGACGCAGTCGCACGGCGGTCAGGCCGACGACCAGGGCGACTGCCAGCACGGCGCAGAGCGAGGCGGTGAGCGTGCGGCTCCGGCGCCGGGCCCGGGTGGCGGCCCGCTCCTCCGTCGCCCGCTGCTCCGCCGCGGCGGCCAGGAAGGCCGTTTCCTCGGAGGTCAGACCGTCGTAGTCGTGGCCCGCGCCCGCGAACAGTTCCTCGGCCCGCGCCAGGCGGGTGCCCCGGTAGAGCGTGCCCGGGTCGCGGGCATGCTGCAGCCAGGTGCGGGCGGCGTCGGTGAGCTGCCGGTGGTGGCGCAGCCGCTCCCGGTCCGCGTCGATCCACTCGCGCAGCCGCGGCCGGCAGGTGATGAGCGCCTCGTGGGCGAGCTGCACTCCGGCGTCGTCGGTGGTCAGCAGCCGGGCCCGGGTCAGCCGCCCGGCGACGGCCCGCACGTCGGGGTCCTCCCACCCGGCCATCTCCTCCCGGCTGAGTGGGCGGCGGGTGTCGGCGTTGCCCTGGCCGGGCTCGACCATGCGCGGGAGCAGGTGCCGGGCGGCGTGCGCCTGCGCCGGTGAGAGTTCCCCGTACGCCTCCTCGGCGCTGGCCGCGATCGCGCCGCGTACTCCGCCGGCCGCTTCGTACGCGGCCAGGGTGAGCATCCGTCCCTTGCGCCGCCGCCAGGTCTCCAGCAGGGCGTGGGACAGCATCGGCAGTCCGCCGGGCTCGTCGAGCACGTCCTCGACGATCCGCGCGGTCAGGGTCCGCTCCACGATGAGCCCGGCCGCCTGCGCGGGGCCGATCACCGCCTCGCGCAGCTCATCGGCGGTCATGGGCCTGACCAGCAGCCCGCTCCTGTGGAGCGCCTCCGCCAGGCGCGGGTGCTCGGCGCACCGTACGTAGAAGTCGGATCGCACGGCGATGAGCACGCGCAGTCGGCTTCCCGGATCGCGCGCGGCAAGCAGAAGGTCGAGGAAGCGGTCCCGCTCGGCGCGGTCGCGGCAGAGGTGAAGGCCTCCTCGAACTGATCCACCACCACCCAGCACTCCGGGTCGTCGGCCTCCGGCGTGAGCAGATGTCCGAAGGTGGTGGCGGGCCGCGCCCCCGGGGTGAGGATCCGAAGGACAGCCTGACGCCCCTGCTGCGCGATCCTCTCCCGCAGCAGGGGAATCAGCCCGGCCCGCAGCAGGGAGGACTTGCCGCTGCCGGACGCTCCGAACACCACGGCGAACGGGGATCCGCACGCCAGCTCGCTCAGTTCGTCGACCATGCGGTCCCGGCCGAAGAACAGCTCGCGGTCGTCCGGCTCGAAGCGCGCCAGGCACGGTAGGGCGGTGCGGTGTCGGCATCCTGCTGGCGCTCCTCCCCGGCCAGCGCCTCGGCCCCCGCCCACCGCGCCTCCCACGCAGTGGGGTCCTCCTCCCCACAGGCCTGGACGTACGCCCGGAGCACGGCCAACGACGGCAGGCGTTCGCCGCTCGCGGCCTTCGCCAGGGTCGTCACCGAGAAGCCGGCCTTCTTCGCCATGGCCCGGTACGACACATTGCCCGCCGCGCGACGCAGCTCCCGAAGATCATGGGCGAGCCGATGCACGGGACCGGCCGCCGGGTCGACCGGTAGTTCGGGACGCCCCATCGCGAAGCCTCTTTCACGTAACAAGGAGAACAAGCTGATCAGCAGCACAAGGTACTTTTCGTCCCGCTCGGGCGAGAACCCCATCCGACTGTGATGTCCGCCGGAGAGGCTGTTCGCACCAGCGGCGCTCAACCCCGTTCGGCACCGTTCGAGTTCGTGGCACGATGTGCGGATGACGACGAACCGAAAGGTCCATGCCGCGTAGACGGCCAGGACGCATCCGGGCCGGTATTCCGCGCGACCGGACACGGAAAGCGGTGCCTATCATCGACGGCCTGTCCTCGCGTGCACTGTCCGAGATCTTCCGTCTCGAACGCACTCGCAACTATCTGAGGCCAGGAGACGTCGGTACGGCCATGCGTTTGTGGAGGGACTACGTCCACCTTCCCGAGCGTCAGCTGTGGCACGACTACGAGTGGGGGAACACGCACTGGTACTGCTGCGGCGATCCCCTCGAAGCCCGTGCACTCCTCGATACCGTCATGCAGGCCATGTCGCCCCAGAACGCCCGCGAACTCCGAAGGATCGTCAGCCGGTTCGACGCCCTCCGGAAGCAACCCTCACCGCCCTACGACCTGGGCGAGGGTTGAAGAACAAGCTCCACCGCCCGCGAAGTTCCGCGTTCACCGTGTTCGGTCGACGTCGTGTGTCGGCAGGCACGGCCCGCCGACGGTCAGGCGACGGCGGGGGGTGGTCGAGAACCGCGGCGCCCAGCGGTTGGTGACGGATACGGGTCCGCAGGGCCGGCTCGCGGCCGGTCGGTTCCACGAAGTGCGTCGCGGCAGGCAGCGCGGCGAGAGTACGGCAGCGATCCTCACACCTCGGTCAACTACCCACCCCGGTACGAAGATCAGATGACTGCATAGGGTGGGACCCGTGAGAAGCAGCGACACCGGTGCGGCAGTCGCGTGTCCGAGCGCGACCGAGGGGGAGACCACCGTCCGATGAACCAGATCCTGTACGCCGGGGCCATCGGCCTGTTCCTGACGCTGATCGGCACCCCGCTGCTGATCAAGCTGCTGGCCCGAAAGGGATACGGCCAGTTCATCCGCGACGACGGCCCGCGCGGCCACGCCGGCAAGCGCGGTACTCCCACCATGGGCGGCATCGCCTTCATCCTGGCCACCCTCGTCGCCTACGCCGCGACCAAGGTCATCACCGGCGAGAGCCCGACCTACCCCGGTGTCCTGGTGCTGTTCCTCATGGCGGGCATGGGCGTGGTCGGCTTCCTGGACGACTACATCAAGATCGTGAAGCGTCGGTCGCTGGGACTGCGGGCCGGGGCCAAGATGGCCGGCCAGTTGATCGTCGGCATCGTGTTCGCCCTGCTCGCCATCCGGTTCGCGGACGACCGGGGACAGACGCCGGCCTCCCTGAAGGTGTCGTTCGTCACCGACTTCGGCTGGACCATCGGTCCGGTGCTGTTCGTCGTGTGGGCCCTGTTCATGATCCTGGCCATGTCGAACGGGGTGAACCTGACCGACGGTCTGGACGGCCTCGCCACCGGCGCGTCGGTCATGGTCTTCGGCGGCTACACCTTCATCGGTCTGTGGCAGTTCCAGAACTCGTGCGCCAACGCCCTCGAACTCACCGACCCCGCCTCCTGCATAGAGGTGCGCGACCCGCTCGACCTCGCCGTCGTCGCGGCCGCGCTGATGGGCGCCTGTTTCGGGTTCCTCTGGTGGAACACCTCGCCCGCCAAGATCTTCATGGGAGACACCGGGTCCCTGGCACTCGGCGGCGCGCTCGCCGGTCTCGCCATCTGCTCCCGCACGGAACTGCTCCTGGCCGTCCTCGGCGGGCTGTTCGTCCTGATCACGATGTCGGTGGTCATCCAGGTCGGCTCGTTCAAACTGACCGGCAAGCGCGTCTTCCGGATGGCCCCGCTCCAGCACCACTTCGAACTCAAGGGCTGGTCCGAGGTCCTGGTCGTGGTCCGCTTCTGGACCATCCAGGGCATCTGTGTGATCGCCGGCCTCGGGCTGTTCTACGCGGGGTGGGCCGCGAGCTGAGAGGTCCGCGCGTGACGCCCGGCCCGCCGCCCGGCCCGCCGATCCGTCGGGGCTCTAGGAGGCGTCGGGCGTCACCCGGAAGACCACGTGGCGGCGCAGTGGTCCCTCCGGCACGGTCCCGTCGTCGACATCCTCGTTCGGGTTCCGGGTCATGCCGAGACGGCGCATCACCGCCTGGGAGCGGAGGTTGCCGGCCGTGGTCACCGCGAGGATCTCGGGGAGCCGGAGGTGCTCGAAGCCGAAGTCCACGACCGCCCGCCCGGCCTCGGTGGCGTAGCCATGGCCCCACGCCGTACGCGCGAGTCGCCAGCCGGCCTCCACCCCGGAGAACGGCATGTCCTCGTCCACCGGATCCAGCCCGGCGAAACCGATGAACCGCCCCGTGGCCCGTACCTCCACTGCCCACCACCCCCAGCCCCGCCGGTCGAGGTCCGTCTGGAAGCGGGCGGCGGACGCATCACTCTGTTCCCTTGTGAGGACGTCCGGGAAGTGTTCGCGGACCTCCGGGTCGGCGTTCATGGCCGCCCAGGGAGCGAGGTCGGACTCCCGCCAGTCGCGCAGGAGGAGGCGTTCGGTTCGTAGGTCGGGCATCGGATG
The DNA window shown above is from Streptomyces akebiae and carries:
- the mraY gene encoding phospho-N-acetylmuramoyl-pentapeptide-transferase, yielding MNQILYAGAIGLFLTLIGTPLLIKLLARKGYGQFIRDDGPRGHAGKRGTPTMGGIAFILATLVAYAATKVITGESPTYPGVLVLFLMAGMGVVGFLDDYIKIVKRRSLGLRAGAKMAGQLIVGIVFALLAIRFADDRGQTPASLKVSFVTDFGWTIGPVLFVVWALFMILAMSNGVNLTDGLDGLATGASVMVFGGYTFIGLWQFQNSCANALELTDPASCIEVRDPLDLAVVAAALMGACFGFLWWNTSPAKIFMGDTGSLALGGALAGLAICSRTELLLAVLGGLFVLITMSVVIQVGSFKLTGKRVFRMAPLQHHFELKGWSEVLVVVRFWTIQGICVIAGLGLFYAGWAAS
- a CDS encoding WD40 repeat domain-containing protein, which encodes MSANSALLATGDGQEIRVWRLPSGGVPVFRHSLDNESLSGLAWHSSRPLLRYLEGGTVHTLDLTTTLTRAWRTSPFAGVRLSPDGRTLATAERTRDRYVFQLRSTRDGRLLRTLPTPSRPVFRTGIPTTLGDVTEPLLSFSPDGNAFAYGVSVPGGDTASQRLTVWDVAAGRVRTTVDLATAAATPTAAYTEPRDTIALGPGGRTLLTARGTPDGFVNETWDTTRGRRTTLLPGPGGGHLAVSPDGGLLVTDNRLVRAGRSPAHDLVQHDAVERIAFAPDGSLLAAGDGTGRVAVWDGDLRHRAGILRNVFLTPVDPSYDSAETITALAFSPDGGTLAVGGDAGTVQLWDIATRQPLGPSLPTPGGSVDTLAFSPDSTTPYAGGAYVPLQRYVVDPDRAVSLVCSRAGNTELTRAQ
- a CDS encoding GNAT family N-acetyltransferase is translated as MPDLRTERLLLRDWRESDLAPWAAMNADPEVREHFPDVLTREQSDASAARFQTDLDRRGWGWWAVEVRATGRFIGFAGLDPVDEDMPFSGVEAGWRLARTAWGHGYATEAGRAVVDFGFEHLRLPEILAVTTAGNLRSQAVMRRLGMTRNPNEDVDDGTVPEGPLRRHVVFRVTPDAS
- a CDS encoding helix-turn-helix domain-containing protein, with amino-acid sequence MGFSPERDEKYLVLLISLFSLLRERGFAMGRPELPVDPAAGPVHRLAHDLRELRRAAGNVSYRAMAKKAGFSVTTLAKAASGERLPSLAVLRAYVQACGEEDPTAWEARWAGAEALAGEERQQDADTAPPYRAWRASSRTTASCSSAGTAWSTN